The genome window GCATCTTCGGCGATGACCGCCGCCGGTGAACGAGGAGGACTTCGTAGGTGTCGGACCACTCGGTGGGGACGAGCTCGCAAGACCAGTACAGGGAGCTGTTGACGATGACGCCAGCTCCACCGGGGTGCGCGCGTCGGAGCCGCTCACGCTGGACGGTGAGCGGCTTGGCTGGCGGGCGGCTAGGTGGCCTCGCCATAGAACTGGTGGGGTGGGTGGGGTCGGGTGCTTATGGGATCGAGGCGACCGTTACTGGTCCCGAGGCTGCCCACGTTGGCGGCTGCGCTGACGGTCACGCCCATGTGTTGAGCGACTCGGCGCCCCAGGCCGGCACCGAAGGCTTCGTCGATGGTCGTCGCCTTGTGTTGGATGCCACCGGGCCCCGCCGATGCGGCGCGGAAGGCCTGCCCGGCTGAAGCGAGCCAGGTGTGGAGGGCCTGCACCTTCCGGTCCTGCCCGGCGTACCGGTCGGCGTAGTTCTCGGTCCTGAGCGTGGGGTTGGGGACCCACAACTCCCCCGCCCTGAACTGGATCTGGTCAGGCATGCCGGCCACGATGTCCACCAGGGAGACCGTTCCCGCAGAGGATCCTTGGATGGTGGCGCGGTAGGAAGCGGTCGCGAGCGCCGTGATGACGGCGGACGGGGGCGCCAGCTTGTCGGGGTCATCACCGAACTGCTCGTCGCGGTGCCGTTTGAGAAGCTTGACCCCGCGCTGCAGGTTGGTCAGGATCCGCTGGTCAGGTAGATCCTCGACCTCTACACCGGCACGCTTCGCCAGGACCAGCGCCTCCGCTTGAGAGACAGCGTCGAAGTGCTTGGCGAAACCTTCAGGGTTCGTCGGCTGCCAGTTCCGCAGTCCCTTGTCCGCGAGCCAGCTTGGCTCCCCGACGGTGTCGAGAACCAGTTGTGGGACGACGGGGAGAATGTCCATGTGGAAGTCGTCGGCGTAGTGGAGCGTGAAGGCTCGCTTTCCCTTGTCCATCTCGATGGGCGCGAGCACACCACCGTCGGCCATTCGGGCGGCCGTGTAGGACCCGAGCCAGCCGTTCACGCGGAGCACCAGCTCTGCCTGACTGGTCCGTTCCTTCGGCATGTACAGGCACATAACGAGGTCGATGTCGAACCTGTTGGTGATCGGGTTCACGTTGGTGGTGCCGAGCCGACGCGAACCTTGCGGGTAGACGCGGACGTCGCTTGCGAACGTGTTAGGAACGTGCCGTTTGAACCATGCGCCGAGGTCCCTGTAGCGCTGCCTAGCCAGCCGCTGTCGGGCCGGGCTAGGGTCCAGGATGTCGTCAGCGAGAACCTCTAGCGGGCTCTTCATGGCTTGCGGGGTGATCGTGGTCATGAGGCCTCCTTCGAGGCGATGCAGGGCGAGGAGCGTCTGGGGAGGCAGGCGAGTGGCGGTGGTGGGTGTGTCGAGCTCGGGAGCCTTCCGCATCGCGCTCGCCGGTTGACGCGTGGCGATGAATGGACAACGGCCCGCCCCCGCTGAGGGGGACGGGCCGTCGCTGGCTTCACAAACGCGCGATACGTCAGGGTGACGCATCGCCTGACACTCCCATGACGTTTCCCTGCCATCGGGTGACGCAACTCGGGGGTGTCAGGGTGACGTTTCACATCACGAGCAGCCACTCGTCGTCCCGCAGCCGGGGCAGACGTGACAGCTGCCGGCGCGCTGCATCTTCGAGCCGCAGGCCAGGCACAGCGGGGCGTCGCCGTAGACGTCGTCGACCGGCTTTGGGTGCTCGACGGGGAGCACGGTCTGGCCGGTGGCGTCCGCCTTCGGCGCCGGGTCCTCGTCGGTCACGTCCACCACCTGGGCACCCGTGGCGGCGTCCAGCTCGGCGGTCCGCTCGGCGGTGGTGTAGATGCCCATCTGCTGGCGCTGCTCGGCCGGGAGGTACTCGATGGCCAGGCGGCGGAAGATGTAGT of Euzebya sp. contains these proteins:
- a CDS encoding nucleotidyltransferase, coding for MTTITPQAMKSPLEVLADDILDPSPARQRLARQRYRDLGAWFKRHVPNTFASDVRVYPQGSRRLGTTNVNPITNRFDIDLVMCLYMPKERTSQAELVLRVNGWLGSYTAARMADGGVLAPIEMDKGKRAFTLHYADDFHMDILPVVPQLVLDTVGEPSWLADKGLRNWQPTNPEGFAKHFDAVSQAEALVLAKRAGVEVEDLPDQRILTNLQRGVKLLKRHRDEQFGDDPDKLAPPSAVITALATASYRATIQGSSAGTVSLVDIVAGMPDQIQFRAGELWVPNPTLRTENYADRYAGQDRKVQALHTWLASAGQAFRAASAGPGGIQHKATTIDEAFGAGLGRRVAQHMGVTVSAAANVGSLGTSNGRLDPISTRPHPPHQFYGEAT